A genomic segment from Legionella quinlivanii encodes:
- a CDS encoding acetyl-CoA C-acetyltransferase, with amino-acid sequence MKTRPVYIAGGIRTPFVKSMGSYSDISTQELMIASLQALVKKFKLENQLVGDVALGAVITSPFNWNLSRECVLGTSLNPATPGYTLQRACGTSLEASLQIALKIANYQIEDGIAGGVDTNSDFPVMLPRSFSLKLTQLKQAKDFSSKLKALLAFRPSDLNPQYPGVVEPRTGLSMGQHTEKMVKEWQISREAQDELTLLSHQHGAKAYEEGFYDDLVLEYMGLKKDGILRSNASLESLARLKPVFDTTSGKGSLTAGNSTPLTDGSSAVYLLSESRAKEQHLPMLARFVDAEVAAVNFVAGEGLLMAPTIAVSELLKRNRLTLQSFDFYEIHEAFAGQVLCTLKAWESAEYCKRVLSRNNAMGSIDRTLLNIKGGSVALGHPFAATGTRIVASLAKMLHQKGSGRGLISICTAGGMGVAAILEAS; translated from the coding sequence ATGAAAACTCGGCCGGTCTACATCGCAGGGGGTATTCGTACCCCTTTTGTAAAATCAATGGGAAGTTATAGTGACATAAGCACCCAGGAGCTTATGATAGCCTCTCTCCAGGCATTGGTTAAAAAATTTAAACTGGAAAATCAGTTGGTTGGTGATGTAGCTCTTGGAGCGGTGATTACCAGTCCTTTTAACTGGAATTTATCAAGAGAGTGTGTGCTGGGAACCAGTTTAAATCCGGCAACACCAGGGTATACCTTGCAACGAGCCTGCGGTACCAGTCTTGAGGCCAGTCTGCAAATTGCTCTGAAAATTGCTAACTATCAGATAGAAGATGGCATTGCCGGCGGTGTCGACACCAACAGCGATTTTCCGGTGATGCTTCCGCGCTCCTTTAGTTTGAAATTAACGCAGCTTAAACAGGCGAAGGATTTTTCTTCAAAGCTTAAGGCCTTACTGGCGTTCAGGCCTTCTGATTTAAACCCTCAATATCCGGGGGTTGTAGAACCAAGAACCGGGCTATCAATGGGGCAGCACACTGAAAAAATGGTCAAGGAATGGCAGATCAGCAGAGAGGCGCAGGATGAGTTGACCTTGTTAAGTCATCAGCATGGTGCCAAGGCCTATGAGGAAGGCTTTTATGATGATTTGGTACTGGAATATATGGGATTAAAAAAAGACGGTATTTTACGAAGTAATGCGTCTTTGGAAAGTTTAGCCAGATTAAAACCGGTTTTTGATACGACCAGTGGAAAGGGCAGCCTTACTGCCGGAAACAGCACTCCACTTACGGATGGATCATCTGCTGTATACCTGCTTTCTGAGAGCCGCGCCAAAGAGCAGCATCTACCCATGCTGGCTCGTTTTGTCGATGCTGAGGTAGCTGCCGTCAATTTTGTTGCCGGCGAAGGCTTACTCATGGCGCCTACCATTGCGGTGAGTGAGTTATTGAAACGCAATCGTTTAACGCTTCAGAGTTTTGACTTTTATGAAATACATGAGGCATTTGCCGGGCAAGTTCTTTGTACTTTGAAAGCCTGGGAATCTGCGGAGTATTGCAAGCGGGTCTTATCCAGAAACAATGCAATGGGTTCAATTGATCGGACACTGCTGAATATTAAGGGGGGCAGCGTGGCTTTAGGCCATCCATTTGCAGCAACAGGAACCCGGATAGTAGCCAGTCTTGCCAAAATGCTGCATCAAAAAGGCAGTGGCCGGGGTTTAATTTCAATCTGTACCGCTGGAGGTATGGGGGTTGCGGCAATTCTTGAAGCAAGCTGA